One segment of Halococcus salsus DNA contains the following:
- a CDS encoding sulfatase yields the protein MQRPNVVWITLESTRADHTTMGGYSRDTTPNIDRIARGKRGRAFDNCHTHGIWTLASSASILTGTVPTHHGAGMANDAIPDEVETVPERLSAAGYHTACLSPNSHLSSATELDRGFDEFVWLSADTLLEAAGPRILFKYLRNCRRHGPGLTTDTRKHGTGFIMNEMAKRRVDAAAEDDDPFFLYAHYGDPHHPYQPPRRYLEPYADDFEMSVDEALELGQYHHANFHQLIADGCPLDDDEWNALHALYDAEIAHTDELVGDLFEHVTRLDNTVFVVTADHGELFGEQGMLAHLVVTDDAVTHVPLVTHGFDELVDHEGESVQHADVMRTLCEVADAGTEGLHGIDLREETREHTLTQRGAKRTRKNLDRFAELNPDFDPTPYHTSTLSALRTDEFKYQKSDDRTELFALPDECEDVDDDHPEVAADLDDELDAILETDGQPAYSGEREGKFSDAMRDQLADLGYLVD from the coding sequence ATGCAGCGCCCGAACGTCGTCTGGATAACCCTCGAAAGCACTCGGGCCGACCACACCACGATGGGGGGGTACTCGCGCGATACGACCCCGAACATCGACCGGATCGCCCGCGGGAAGCGCGGGCGTGCGTTCGACAACTGTCACACCCACGGGATCTGGACGCTCGCCTCCAGCGCGTCGATACTCACCGGTACCGTCCCGACTCACCACGGCGCGGGGATGGCGAACGACGCGATCCCCGACGAGGTCGAGACGGTGCCCGAACGCCTCTCGGCGGCTGGCTATCACACCGCGTGTCTCTCGCCGAACTCCCACCTGAGCTCGGCGACGGAGCTCGACCGCGGCTTCGACGAGTTCGTCTGGCTCAGCGCCGACACCCTCCTCGAAGCCGCCGGCCCCCGGATCCTGTTCAAGTACCTCCGGAACTGCCGGCGACACGGCCCCGGTCTCACCACCGACACCAGAAAGCACGGCACCGGTTTCATCATGAACGAGATGGCGAAGCGGCGGGTCGACGCCGCCGCCGAGGACGACGACCCGTTCTTCCTCTACGCCCACTACGGCGACCCCCACCACCCCTACCAGCCGCCGCGGCGCTACCTCGAACCCTACGCCGACGACTTCGAGATGAGCGTGGACGAGGCGCTCGAACTCGGCCAGTACCACCACGCCAACTTCCACCAGCTGATCGCCGACGGCTGCCCGCTCGACGACGACGAGTGGAACGCGCTCCACGCGCTCTACGACGCCGAGATCGCCCACACCGACGAACTCGTCGGCGACCTCTTCGAGCACGTGACGCGGCTCGACAACACCGTCTTCGTGGTGACGGCCGACCACGGCGAGCTCTTCGGCGAGCAGGGCATGCTGGCCCACCTCGTCGTCACCGACGACGCCGTGACCCACGTCCCGCTGGTGACCCACGGGTTCGACGAACTCGTCGACCACGAGGGCGAAAGCGTCCAGCACGCCGACGTGATGCGAACCCTCTGTGAAGTCGCGGACGCCGGGACCGAGGGCCTCCACGGGATCGACCTCCGCGAGGAGACCCGCGAGCACACCCTCACCCAGCGCGGCGCGAAGCGCACCCGGAAGAACCTCGATAGGTTCGCGGAGCTCAACCCCGACTTCGACCCCACGCCCTACCACACTTCGACCCTGAGCGCGCTCCGCACGGACGAGTTCAAGTACCAGAAGAGCGACGACCGGACCGAGCTCTTCGCCCTCCCCGACGAGTGCGAGGACGTCGACGACGACCACCCCGAGGTGGCAGCGGACCTCGACGACGAACTCGATGCGATCCTCGAAACGGACGGCCAGCCGGCCTACAGCGGCGAACGCGAGGGGAAGTTCAGCGACGCGATGCGCGACCAGCTCGCGGACCTCGGCTACCTCGTGGACTGA